Proteins encoded together in one Candidatus Thermoplasmatota archaeon window:
- a CDS encoding RNA polymerase Rpb4 family protein produces MKYLTLPQVKKLLEKAQKERELSYIQKLALEQAQKLSKLTLTKSESLVEELKKIERITEPLAYKIADLLPSTLKELRAVFVKERFSLSSEELNSILELVKKYKG; encoded by the coding sequence ATGAAATATCTTACTTTACCACAGGTAAAGAAATTGCTAGAGAAAGCGCAGAAAGAGCGCGAGCTATCTTATATCCAAAAGTTAGCTTTAGAGCAAGCACAAAAGCTTTCAAAGCTTACTCTAACCAAATCAGAAAGTTTAGTTGAAGAACTTAAGAAAATAGAGCGTATCACAGAGCCCTTGGCTTATAAAATTGCGGATTTGCTACCTTCGACACTCAAAGAGCTAAGAGCTGTTTTCGTAAAAGAGCGGTTTAGTTTAAGCTCTGAAGAGCTTAATAGTATTTTAGAGCTTGTGAAGAAGTATAAGGGGTAA
- the rsmA gene encoding 16S rRNA (adenine(1518)-N(6)/adenine(1519)-N(6))-dimethyltransferase RsmA, which yields MRAALGLRAFKRLGQNFLIDEKIAERIVSYANLSSKDIVLEIGPGLGMLTERIAKKAKCIIGVEKDKRLVEHLKAKKIQNLKIINEDSLKIKFPKFNKIVSNLPYQISSQLTFKILNYKFEKAILCYQKEFAYRLVAQPYYKDYSRLTVNIYYKANCRILEIVPKSAFYPQPKVESAVVELVPRKAKPFELVNEQLFYDLVNICFSHRRKKISSIISNNWQKFFKTELEAKKVVPVLEFKDCRIEELAPQKIAKLANQIARFY from the coding sequence ATGAGAGCGGCTTTAGGATTGAGAGCATTCAAGCGCCTAGGACAGAATTTTTTAATAGATGAAAAAATTGCTGAGCGCATTGTGAGCTATGCCAATTTAAGTTCTAAAGATATAGTGCTAGAAATAGGTCCTGGGCTCGGCATGCTCACTGAACGAATTGCTAAAAAAGCGAAATGCATAATAGGAGTTGAGAAAGACAAAAGACTGGTAGAGCATTTAAAAGCCAAGAAGATACAGAATTTAAAGATTATTAATGAAGATTCTCTTAAAATTAAGTTTCCTAAATTCAATAAAATCGTTTCTAATCTGCCTTATCAGATATCTTCGCAATTAACTTTTAAAATTCTAAACTATAAATTTGAGAAAGCGATACTTTGCTATCAGAAAGAATTTGCGTATAGGTTAGTGGCACAGCCCTATTACAAAGATTATTCAAGACTGACTGTAAATATCTATTACAAAGCAAACTGCAGAATATTAGAGATTGTACCGAAGAGCGCATTCTATCCTCAGCCTAAAGTAGAAAGTGCGGTAGTTGAGCTTGTCCCTCGTAAAGCGAAGCCTTTTGAGTTGGTTAACGAGCAGCTATTTTACGATTTAGTCAACATCTGCTTTTCGCACAGACGTAAAAAGATATCTTCTATAATATCTAACAACTGGCAGAAATTTTTCAAAACTGAGTTAGAAGCGAAAAAAGTAGTTCCAGTGCTGGAATTTAAAGATTGCAGGATTGAGGAGCTAGCGCCCCAAAAAATTGCGAAGCTCGCAAATCAAATTGCAAGATTTTATTAA
- a CDS encoding DUF655 domain-containing protein yields the protein MEDYVYILDYLAVALSVPGRAFRRAPSAYGIGEFEFKLLELEPKPNVTLQLSERVYVGKDIEKREKIARVKRRISYENLTTTAKKELPFVLSQIVKSQEARFVTFYNESAPVTTRFHSLQLLPGLGGKTLESVLEERNKAKFQSFEDIAKRTMLKHPDRAVVKRVELELSNPSEKYFLFVHRPKREG from the coding sequence ATGGAGGATTATGTTTATATTTTGGATTATTTAGCAGTAGCCTTGTCAGTCCCAGGAAGAGCTTTCAGAAGAGCGCCCTCAGCTTACGGAATAGGCGAGTTCGAGTTCAAGCTTCTGGAACTAGAGCCTAAGCCCAACGTTACATTACAGCTCAGTGAAAGAGTGTATGTGGGAAAAGATATTGAAAAACGTGAAAAAATAGCTAGGGTTAAAAGGAGAATAAGTTATGAAAATCTTACAACTACTGCTAAAAAAGAGCTCCCTTTTGTACTATCGCAGATTGTTAAATCTCAGGAAGCACGGTTTGTAACTTTTTATAACGAGTCTGCACCTGTGACTACAAGATTCCATTCTTTACAACTATTGCCAGGCTTGGGAGGTAAAACTCTAGAATCTGTTCTGGAAGAGCGTAACAAAGCAAAATTCCAAAGTTTTGAAGATATTGCAAAAAGAACTATGCTCAAGCATCCTGACAGAGCTGTTGTTAAAAGGGTAGAGCTTGAACTTTCAAATCCTTCTGAAAAATATTTCTTGTTTGTACATCGCCCTAAGAGAGAGGGATGA
- a CDS encoding 50S ribosomal protein L21e encodes MVKASKGLRSKTRKKLSKCARARGLAPITRALQSFRVGERAAINIDPGVHKGMPHPKFQGVTGIVKGRQGGSYLIAIPNGNKEKLVIAAPEHLKKTKK; translated from the coding sequence ATGGTAAAAGCTTCTAAAGGACTAAGGTCAAAAACAAGAAAGAAATTATCTAAGTGCGCAAGAGCTCGTGGACTAGCGCCAATAACTAGAGCTCTGCAGAGCTTCAGAGTTGGCGAAAGAGCCGCTATAAATATAGATCCTGGCGTGCATAAAGGCATGCCTCATCCTAAATTTCAAGGAGTTACTGGCATTGTCAAGGGCAGGCAAGGTGGTAGTTATCTGATAGCAATACCAAATGGTAATAAAGAAAAACTTGTAATTGCAGCGCCAGAGCATTTAAAGAAAACTAAAAAATGA